The following coding sequences are from one Triticum dicoccoides isolate Atlit2015 ecotype Zavitan chromosome 4A, WEW_v2.0, whole genome shotgun sequence window:
- the LOC119284484 gene encoding uncharacterized protein LOC119284484 isoform X2 — protein MAAKHLLSRARLLLTRHRSRPTILPPALTRLLFGGTTTPSGPEEDDKARARAAAVALDAKRSKREGSDDDDEGAGLPWTSWRPDVAWVTKALEPALQLYKHYNWKPFASDNIPASTRTFSEIISDLQHSKVSIQDWSLSDLTVGLYLIYLTQASAKNAQAFKGVQISSNKKVQELIYHLELAKGCYKGSATGLAKHSMLRPRNVLKFVKDSSIFRPGYYIGIDPRAKLVILGIRGTHTVYDLVTDLVALSDKKVSPKGFSTHFGTYEAARWYLRHELSIIKKCLEKHKDYKLRLVGHSLGGASAALLAIMLRKKSKEELGFSPDIVSAVGFGVPPCVSREIAESCASYVTTVVLQDDIVPRLSAASLARLRNEIIETDWAKVLEKEDWKHIVDIVTNAKLVVSSIQDVANKLADYAKVVTSASSDAAKDPPRLQGPAKVLKPDGEEDVYVPEDLFLPGTLYYLQRDVENINGVEEESYTLWRGDAGENFQRILLSGNLMSDHKCDSIQYALRDVLKTLPLPLPLQED, from the exons ATGGCGGCCAAGCACCTGCTGTCCCGCGCCCGCCTCCTCCTGACCCGCCACCGCAGCCGCCCCACCATCCTCCCGCCCGCGCTCACCCGCCTCCTCTTCGGCGGGACCACCACCCCCTCCGGGCCGGAGGAGGACGACAAGGCCAGGGCCCGGGCGGCGGCCGTGGCCCTGGACGCCAAGAGGTCCAAGCGGGAGGGttcggacgacgacgacgagggcgCCGGGCTGCCCTGGACGTCCTGGCGGCCCGACGTGGCCTGGGTGACCAAGGCACTCGAGCCGGCGCTGCAGCTCTACAAGCACTACAACTGGAAGCCATTCGCCT CTGACAACATCCCCGCAAGCACCCGCACTTTTAGCGAGATCATAAGTGACCTCCAGCACAGCAAGGTAAGCATACAGGACTGGAGCCTCAGTGACCTTACTGTCGGCCTCTACCTCATTTACCTTACCCAAGCTTCCGCAAAGAATGCTCAAGCCTTCAAGGGCGTTCAGATTTCCTCCAATAAGAAG GTTCAAGAACTAATTTATCACCTTGAACTCGCAAAGGGTTGCTATAAGGGCAGTGCCACTGGGCTTGCAAAGCATAGCATGCTCCGGCCGAGGAATGTTTTAAAGTTTGTCAAGGATTCTAGTATTTTCAGACCTGGATATTACATCGGCATCGATCCGCGTGCTAAACTGGTCATCCTTGGGATTCGTGGGACCCATACGGTTTATGACCTTGTCACCGATTTGGTTGCATTAAGCGATAAGAAGGTGTCACCTAAAGGTTTCTCAACACACTTTGGAACATACGAGGCCGCTCGATGGTACCTACGCCATGAGTTGAGCATCatcaaaaaatgtttggaaaaacACAAG GACTACAAGTTGCGGTTGGTAGGTCACTCCCTTGGAGGAGCTTCAGCTGCATTGCTTGCTATAATGTTAAGGAAGAAGTCGAAGGAGGAGCTTGGATTTAGTCCCGACATAGTTTCAGCTGTTGGATTTGGAGTCCCGCCCTGTGTATCGAGAGAGATAGCTGAGAGTTGCGCAAGCTATGTCACCACTGTTGTACTGCAG GATGACATTGTTCCTAGGTTAAGTGCAGCTTCGCTGGCAAGATTGCGAAATGAAATAATTGAAACAGATTG GGCCAAAGTTTTGGAGAAGGAAGATTGGAAGCATATAGTGGATATTGTGACTAATGCTAAGCTAGTTGTTTCGTCCATCCAAGACGTGGCGAACAAACTTGCTGATTACGCCAAAGTTGTAACATCAGCTAGCTCAG ATGCTGCAAAAGACCCGCCCCGTCTTCAGGGCCCGGCGAAAGTTTTGAAGCCGGACGGCGAAGAGGACGTGTATGTGCCTGAGGATCTCTTCCTCCCGGGGACGCTGTATTACCTCCAGAGGGACGTCGAGAATATAAACGGCGTCGAGGAGGAGTCGTACACGCTCTGGAGAGGGGACGCCGGGGAAAATTTCCAGCGGATACTGTTGTCGGGCAACTTGATGTCTGATCACAAATGTGATAGCATACAGTACGCGCTGAGAGATGTGCTCAAGACCCTGCCTCTCCCTCTGCCTCTGCAGGAGGATTGA
- the LOC119284484 gene encoding uncharacterized protein LOC119284484 isoform X1, which translates to MAAKHLLSRARLLLTRHRSRPTILPPALTRLLFGGTTTPSGPEEDDKARARAAAVALDAKRSKREGSDDDDEGAGLPWTSWRPDVAWVTKALEPALQLYKHYNWKPFASDNIPASTRTFSEIISDLQHSKVSIQDWSLSDLTVGLYLIYLTQASAKNAQAFKGVQISSNKKVQELIYHLELAKGCYKGSATGLAKHSMLRPRNVLKFVKDSSIFRPGYYIGIDPRAKLVILGIRGTHTVYDLVTDLVALSDKKVSPKGFSTHFGTYEAARWYLRHELSIIKKCLEKHKDYKLRLVGHSLGGASAALLAIMLRKKSKEELGFSPDIVSAVGFGVPPCVSREIAESCASYVTTVVLQDDIVPRLSAASLARLRNEIIETDWAKVLEKEDWKHIVDIVTNAKLVVSSIQDVANKLADYAKVVTSASSGDAAKDPPRLQGPAKVLKPDGEEDVYVPEDLFLPGTLYYLQRDVENINGVEEESYTLWRGDAGENFQRILLSGNLMSDHKCDSIQYALRDVLKTLPLPLPLQED; encoded by the exons ATGGCGGCCAAGCACCTGCTGTCCCGCGCCCGCCTCCTCCTGACCCGCCACCGCAGCCGCCCCACCATCCTCCCGCCCGCGCTCACCCGCCTCCTCTTCGGCGGGACCACCACCCCCTCCGGGCCGGAGGAGGACGACAAGGCCAGGGCCCGGGCGGCGGCCGTGGCCCTGGACGCCAAGAGGTCCAAGCGGGAGGGttcggacgacgacgacgagggcgCCGGGCTGCCCTGGACGTCCTGGCGGCCCGACGTGGCCTGGGTGACCAAGGCACTCGAGCCGGCGCTGCAGCTCTACAAGCACTACAACTGGAAGCCATTCGCCT CTGACAACATCCCCGCAAGCACCCGCACTTTTAGCGAGATCATAAGTGACCTCCAGCACAGCAAGGTAAGCATACAGGACTGGAGCCTCAGTGACCTTACTGTCGGCCTCTACCTCATTTACCTTACCCAAGCTTCCGCAAAGAATGCTCAAGCCTTCAAGGGCGTTCAGATTTCCTCCAATAAGAAG GTTCAAGAACTAATTTATCACCTTGAACTCGCAAAGGGTTGCTATAAGGGCAGTGCCACTGGGCTTGCAAAGCATAGCATGCTCCGGCCGAGGAATGTTTTAAAGTTTGTCAAGGATTCTAGTATTTTCAGACCTGGATATTACATCGGCATCGATCCGCGTGCTAAACTGGTCATCCTTGGGATTCGTGGGACCCATACGGTTTATGACCTTGTCACCGATTTGGTTGCATTAAGCGATAAGAAGGTGTCACCTAAAGGTTTCTCAACACACTTTGGAACATACGAGGCCGCTCGATGGTACCTACGCCATGAGTTGAGCATCatcaaaaaatgtttggaaaaacACAAG GACTACAAGTTGCGGTTGGTAGGTCACTCCCTTGGAGGAGCTTCAGCTGCATTGCTTGCTATAATGTTAAGGAAGAAGTCGAAGGAGGAGCTTGGATTTAGTCCCGACATAGTTTCAGCTGTTGGATTTGGAGTCCCGCCCTGTGTATCGAGAGAGATAGCTGAGAGTTGCGCAAGCTATGTCACCACTGTTGTACTGCAG GATGACATTGTTCCTAGGTTAAGTGCAGCTTCGCTGGCAAGATTGCGAAATGAAATAATTGAAACAGATTG GGCCAAAGTTTTGGAGAAGGAAGATTGGAAGCATATAGTGGATATTGTGACTAATGCTAAGCTAGTTGTTTCGTCCATCCAAGACGTGGCGAACAAACTTGCTGATTACGCCAAAGTTGTAACATCAGCTAGCTCAGGTG ATGCTGCAAAAGACCCGCCCCGTCTTCAGGGCCCGGCGAAAGTTTTGAAGCCGGACGGCGAAGAGGACGTGTATGTGCCTGAGGATCTCTTCCTCCCGGGGACGCTGTATTACCTCCAGAGGGACGTCGAGAATATAAACGGCGTCGAGGAGGAGTCGTACACGCTCTGGAGAGGGGACGCCGGGGAAAATTTCCAGCGGATACTGTTGTCGGGCAACTTGATGTCTGATCACAAATGTGATAGCATACAGTACGCGCTGAGAGATGTGCTCAAGACCCTGCCTCTCCCTCTGCCTCTGCAGGAGGATTGA